A portion of the Sabethes cyaneus chromosome 3, idSabCyanKW18_F2, whole genome shotgun sequence genome contains these proteins:
- the LOC128740869 gene encoding 60S ribosomal protein L5: protein MGFVKVVKNKQYFKRYQVRFRRRREGKTDYYARKRLIFQDKNKYNTPKYRMIVRLSNRDITCQIAYARIEGDRIVCAAYSHELPRYGVKVGLTNYAAAYCTGLLAARRILQKLRLDTLYTGCTDVTGEEYQVESVDEGPGAFRCYLDVGLARTTTGARVFGAMKGAVDGGLNIPHSVKRFPGYSAENKSFNAEVHRAHIFGQHVADYMRTLEEEDEDAYKRQFSKYIGLGIKADDIENIYKNAHAGIRKDPSFTKKPEKKVTKKRHNLAKLTLEARKAKIAKHKADFLAKIQADVEA, encoded by the exons GGTTTCGTAAAGGTCGTGAAGAATAAGCAGTACTTCAAGCGTTACCAGGTCAGGTTCCGCAGGCGTCGCGAGGGTAAAACCGATTACTACGCCCGTAAGCGTCTTATCTTCCAGGATAAGAATAAATACAATACTCCGAAGTACCGAATGATTGTTCGTCTGAGCAACCGCGACATTACTTGCCAGATTGCTTACGCACGCATTGAAGGAGATCGCATTGTTTGTGCTGCCTACTCGCACGAACTTCCCCGCTATGGGGTTAAA GTTGGTCTAACCAACTACGCAGCTGCATACTGCACTGGACTGCTGGCTGCCCGTCGTATTCTACAGAAACTTCGTCTGGATACATTGTACACTGGTTGTACAGATGTTACTGGCGAAGAGTACCAGGTCGAGTCAGTCGATGAAGGACCAGGTGCCTTCCGTTGTTACCTAGATGTCGGTCTGGCTCGTACCACCACCGGAGCTCGTGTTTTCGGTGCCATGAAGGGTGCCGTCGACGGTGGTCTGAATATTCCTCATTCGGTCAAGCGTTTCCCTGGTTACAGTgctgaaaacaaaagtttcaatgCTGAGGTTCACCGAGCCCACATCTTTGGACAACATGTTGCCGATTACATGCGCACCTTGGAAGAGGAAGACGAAGATGCCTACAAGCGTCAGTTCAGCAAATATATTGGTCTTGGAATCAAGGCTGATGAT ATCGAAAACATCTACAAGAATGCTCACGCTGGCATCCGCAAAGATCCTTCCTTCACCAAGAAACCGGAAAAGAAGGTCACCAAGAAACGTCACAATCTGGCCAAACTCACGCTGGAAGCCCGCAAGGCAAAGATCGCCAAGCACAAGGCCGACTTCCTTGCCAAGATACAAGCAGATGTGGAAGCTTAA